From Alkaliphilus flagellatus, the proteins below share one genomic window:
- a CDS encoding NAD(P)H-dependent oxidoreductase — MLREKKALLLIGSPKLKKSASESLGSYLLEGLYKNGYKCNKLHIISILKNDVEELFDNVNDADILIVSSPLYVDSLPSPLIKAFELIGDNRKERESVKKQSMISIVNSGFPESFHNDTALKICKNFADKADFDWLGGLAMGGGPAINGMPIKDLGGMTRNIVKALDMTIESITNNKSIPLEATDMMSSKLIPIWLYTLIANRSWKTQAKKFNVHKSLYAKPYIKG; from the coding sequence ATGTTAAGGGAAAAAAAGGCTTTGCTATTGATAGGAAGCCCTAAATTAAAGAAAAGCGCCTCTGAATCCTTGGGAAGCTATTTGCTTGAAGGCTTATATAAAAATGGGTATAAATGTAACAAGCTCCATATAATTTCTATACTTAAAAATGATGTAGAAGAACTTTTTGATAATGTTAATGATGCTGATATACTTATAGTTTCTTCTCCTTTATATGTAGATAGTTTGCCATCACCATTAATTAAGGCTTTTGAGCTTATAGGTGACAATAGAAAGGAAAGGGAAAGTGTAAAAAAACAAAGTATGATATCTATTGTAAATAGTGGGTTCCCTGAATCTTTTCATAATGATACTGCCCTTAAGATATGTAAAAATTTTGCAGATAAAGCTGATTTTGATTGGCTTGGGGGACTTGCTATGGGAGGTGGTCCTGCAATAAATGGTATGCCCATTAAAGATTTAGGTGGTATGACTAGAAATATAGTGAAAGCCCTAGATATGACTATAGAATCAATAACTAATAATAAAAGCATCCCTTTGGAAGCTACTGATATGATGTCAAGTAAATTAATACCTATATGGCTATACACATTAATTGCCAATAGAAGTTGGAAAACTCAGGCTAAAAAATTTAATGTACATAAAAGCCTATACGCAAAGCCCTATATAAAGGGATAA
- a CDS encoding tRNA-binding protein, with protein MATFDDFLKLDIRVGNIIKVEIFEKARKPAYKLWVDFGDEIGIKKSSAQITECYRREDLIDKQVLGVVNFPPRQIVDSMSEVLILGVYGEQGVVLIQPEQPVKKGDKLG; from the coding sequence ATGGCTACATTTGATGATTTTTTGAAGTTAGATATTAGAGTAGGAAATATTATTAAAGTAGAGATTTTTGAAAAAGCTAGAAAACCTGCATATAAACTATGGGTTGATTTTGGTGATGAAATTGGTATAAAGAAATCAAGCGCTCAAATAACTGAATGCTATAGAAGGGAAGATCTGATTGACAAGCAAGTTTTAGGAGTAGTAAATTTCCCACCAAGACAAATTGTTGATTCCATGTCAGAAGTATTAATATTGGGAGTATATGGGGAACAAGGAGTTGTATTAATTCAACCAGAACAGCCTGTTAAAAAAGGTGATAAATTAGGCTGA
- a CDS encoding FtsX-like permease family protein: MNSFKIIFMNFKQNIKTSLLYLCAMIFSVASYYNFLSMRHNPQFLEAQEVSSYVQSASFSASMLMVMFLIFFIVYSSNFFLNQRKKEIGVYAFMGIDNYKIAFIFASEGLLLGTLSVIIGLAIGIVFSKLFMMMIAKIALLNITIEFFISKKAVFSTIIVYSVILGITFLKGYFQVIRTNLIDLLNSLKKEEELPKINYFKGIASIIIIGIGYYIAINYEILGFGNTLMVTILLTIWGTYWMFNSFFSIVIRYFINKKSFLYRGTNIISISNIAFRIKNNYKTLAAVAILITTSITSFATVSSLRYFADHNHKVEVPYTVSYVSDDEDIIEKVDNIIEASSHNVQLTERVNFLYVPITENLQSADQVVVVKLSDFQNIILDLEVENKEKIIPKFNLSKGEAGYVHKPGTAISILDLNNIRIGDMDFNIRTDIKVPLLGAGIPYPCIVVDDDDYLQLKSSFEEKQFNGIILDNEENTKDLTMELANAVHPGEISLYTYYVAGATFYDMVGIVYFVGGFLALVFIFATGSIIYFKILSESFRDRNKYQILKKVGTTDLEISNSVSKQVGIFFILPLIIGSIHSIVAISVLGKVMEYSFILPTAISIVIFALVYGVFYLFTTRKFITVVK; the protein is encoded by the coding sequence ATGAACTCATTTAAAATAATTTTTATGAATTTTAAGCAAAATATAAAGACTTCTCTACTATATTTATGTGCAATGATATTTTCTGTAGCCTCTTATTATAACTTTTTATCCATGCGGCACAATCCTCAATTTTTAGAAGCCCAGGAAGTATCGAGTTATGTGCAAAGTGCCTCCTTTAGTGCTTCTATGCTTATGGTAATGTTTTTAATATTTTTTATAGTATATTCCAGTAACTTTTTCTTAAATCAAAGAAAAAAAGAAATAGGCGTATATGCTTTTATGGGTATCGACAATTATAAAATAGCCTTTATATTTGCCTCAGAAGGATTATTGCTTGGTACATTATCAGTAATTATAGGTCTAGCTATCGGTATCGTATTTAGTAAATTATTTATGATGATGATTGCGAAAATAGCACTTTTAAATATTACTATTGAGTTTTTTATATCTAAAAAAGCTGTTTTTAGTACTATAATTGTCTATTCAGTTATTTTAGGTATTACCTTTTTAAAAGGATATTTTCAGGTCATCAGAACTAATTTAATAGATTTGTTAAACTCATTAAAAAAAGAAGAAGAATTGCCTAAGATTAATTACTTTAAGGGAATAGCATCAATAATTATAATCGGTATAGGATATTATATTGCAATAAATTATGAAATACTAGGTTTTGGTAATACATTAATGGTTACAATTCTTCTTACTATTTGGGGAACCTATTGGATGTTTAATTCTTTTTTCTCCATAGTTATAAGGTATTTTATAAATAAGAAAAGTTTTTTATATAGGGGCACAAACATTATAAGCATATCTAATATAGCTTTTAGAATAAAAAATAATTACAAAACCCTTGCGGCGGTAGCCATTTTAATTACAACAAGTATAACTTCCTTTGCCACAGTAAGCTCCCTTAGATACTTTGCAGATCATAATCATAAAGTAGAAGTCCCTTATACCGTCAGCTATGTTTCTGATGATGAAGATATTATAGAAAAGGTAGATAATATAATAGAAGCATCAAGTCATAATGTACAGCTTACGGAAAGGGTTAATTTTTTATATGTACCAATAACTGAAAACTTACAAAGTGCTGATCAGGTTGTAGTAGTAAAGCTATCGGATTTTCAAAATATAATATTGGATTTAGAAGTAGAAAATAAGGAAAAAATAATACCTAAATTTAATCTTTCAAAGGGTGAGGCAGGTTATGTGCATAAACCTGGGACAGCAATAAGTATCCTAGATCTAAATAATATTAGAATAGGAGATATGGATTTTAATATAAGAACTGATATTAAAGTTCCGCTTTTGGGCGCAGGAATACCTTATCCTTGTATAGTTGTTGATGATGATGATTACTTACAACTAAAATCCTCTTTTGAGGAGAAACAGTTTAATGGGATTATACTAGATAATGAAGAGAATACTAAGGATTTAACTATGGAATTAGCAAATGCAGTACATCCTGGGGAAATCAGCTTATATACTTATTATGTGGCCGGAGCAACATTTTATGATATGGTGGGGATTGTTTATTTTGTAGGAGGCTTTTTAGCCCTTGTATTTATATTTGCTACTGGAAGTATTATCTATTTTAAGATTTTAAGTGAGTCCTTTAGAGATAGAAACAAATACCAAATACTTAAAAAAGTAGGTACTACAGATTTAGAAATATCTAATTCAGTTTCAAAACAGGTTGGTATATTTTTTATATTACCTTTAATAATAGGCTCAATTCATAGTATAGTTGCTATTTCAGTATTGGGTAAAGTAATGGAGTATAGTTTTATTTTACCAACAGCTATAAGTATAGTTATATTTGCATTAGTATATGGAGTGTTTTATTTATTTACTACAAGGAAATTTATAACAGTAGTTAAGTAA
- a CDS encoding flavodoxin family protein, producing MKALILNGALKEDKSMATINKFTEEILIEQGYEVESILLHEKKIGECIGCFGCWIKSPGVCVIDDYGRILTETIINRDIVIYLTPVVYGGYSSELKKAVDRIIPLLLPFFKKINGEVHHKERYKSYPDVIVLGIMPHEDNEMEEIFNSLIKRNSLNWYNSFSGGTIKNILGKDIKYQLKEKLNVMEVRTC from the coding sequence ATGAAAGCATTAATACTTAACGGTGCATTAAAAGAAGACAAAAGCATGGCAACAATAAATAAATTTACTGAAGAGATACTTATTGAACAAGGCTATGAAGTAGAATCTATATTGCTCCATGAAAAGAAAATAGGAGAATGTATAGGCTGCTTTGGTTGTTGGATAAAATCTCCTGGAGTTTGTGTAATAGACGATTATGGACGGATACTTACAGAAACTATTATTAACAGAGATATTGTAATTTATCTTACTCCTGTCGTATATGGAGGATATTCATCTGAGTTGAAAAAAGCTGTAGATAGAATCATTCCCCTACTTCTTCCCTTTTTTAAAAAAATTAATGGAGAAGTACATCATAAAGAACGGTATAAAAGCTATCCAGATGTAATTGTATTAGGAATAATGCCACATGAAGATAATGAGATGGAAGAAATATTTAATAGTCTTATTAAGAGAAATAGCTTAAATTGGTACAATTCTTTTAGTGGAGGCACCATAAAGAATATTTTAGGAAAGGATATTAAATACCAATTAAAAGAAAAATTAAATGTTATGGAGGTAAGAACATGTTAA
- a CDS encoding S41 family peptidase, with protein sequence MNKKKGKIIGITLGCIVILLGGIFLYGYYNMPLIEVHKPKPYQPSGEVILSKELNELEVKADVEQMIEIMESTHPIFLEGETEKYKEAKDRFVHETNRNMTVDEFRFSVSRYLSSIQDGHTGLSWREMKFLDINWRYLDGQLILFDDNNKSTSKIVTKINGVDIHNIINTVKELFPAENYVAESINYSIYSKSEEVLEYSGVDCTKDIVVTVMSGTSEEDIQTKLHYRDNIYPMDYEISSQKIDDNTIYVKFEICELNEDLNKVTEDLKQAIDAGIENVIIDVRDNPGGASRASNMLLDSVKIKPGHFGSIIRFSPLAQERYGYLRKSGFISYDRSNDVVRNEDINLYILTNEQTFSSAQWLATWVKDGELGTIVGRPSRNMPSSFGDVLQFQLKNSKLDGQISYKKWTRPDETKDGERVLEPDVYVDYSEDALSKTIELIKSK encoded by the coding sequence ATGAACAAGAAAAAGGGTAAAATTATTGGAATAACATTGGGTTGCATAGTGATTTTGTTAGGTGGAATCTTTTTGTATGGATATTATAACATGCCTCTTATTGAAGTACACAAACCTAAACCTTATCAGCCTAGTGGAGAAGTAATTTTAAGCAAAGAACTAAATGAGCTAGAGGTAAAGGCGGATGTAGAACAGATGATAGAAATTATGGAAAGTACACATCCGATTTTTTTAGAGGGAGAAACGGAAAAATATAAAGAAGCTAAAGATAGGTTTGTACATGAGACAAATAGAAATATGACAGTAGATGAATTTAGATTTTCTGTTAGCAGATACTTATCCTCCATCCAGGATGGACACACAGGACTGAGTTGGAGAGAAATGAAGTTTTTGGACATAAATTGGAGATATTTAGATGGTCAATTGATTCTATTTGATGATAATAATAAATCAACAAGTAAAATTGTAACAAAGATCAATGGTGTTGACATTCACAATATAATTAATACAGTAAAAGAACTTTTCCCTGCAGAAAACTATGTAGCTGAAAGCATAAATTATAGTATTTACTCAAAGAGCGAGGAAGTATTAGAATATTCAGGGGTTGATTGTACAAAAGATATAGTTGTAACCGTCATGAGTGGAACTTCCGAAGAAGATATACAAACAAAATTACACTATAGGGATAACATATATCCTATGGATTATGAAATCTCAAGTCAAAAAATAGATGATAATACTATATATGTAAAGTTTGAGATTTGTGAATTGAATGAAGATCTAAATAAGGTTACAGAAGATTTAAAACAGGCTATTGATGCTGGTATAGAAAATGTAATCATAGATGTAAGGGATAATCCGGGCGGAGCTTCAAGAGCGAGTAATATGCTTCTGGATTCGGTGAAAATAAAACCGGGTCACTTTGGATCTATAATAAGGTTTTCGCCATTAGCGCAGGAGCGATATGGTTACTTGAGAAAAAGCGGGTTTATATCATATGACAGGAGTAATGATGTAGTACGGAATGAAGATATAAATCTATATATACTTACAAACGAGCAAACTTTTAGCTCGGCTCAATGGCTTGCTACATGGGTGAAGGACGGAGAGCTAGGTACTATCGTAGGACGTCCCAGTAGAAATATGCCTTCTTCCTTTGGGGACGTGTTACAATTTCAATTAAAAAACTCAAAGTTGGATGGTCAAATTTCATATAAGAAATGGACTAGGCCGGATGAAACCAAAGATGGCGAACGAGTTTTAGAACCGGATGTCTATGTGGATTATTCAGAAGACGCATTAAGTAAAACCATAGAACTGATTAAATCAAAGTAG
- a CDS encoding response regulator transcription factor, whose product MYKILIVEDDDALCSKIKDRILKWGYHTISIGNFENILEEFAKYNPHLVIMDINLPYFDGFYWCNKIRAISKVPIIFLSSRDNNMDIVMAINMGGDDFVTKPFSMDVLLAKIQAIVRRTYSYGENEGQIIECEGAILNINDGTMTFNNEKVELTKNEFRILYLLMKNRGKIISRTRIMRVLWENEYFISENTLTVNVNRLRKKLEDIGLKNFIITKKSQGYMIQ is encoded by the coding sequence ATGTACAAAATACTTATAGTGGAAGATGATGATGCCCTTTGTAGTAAAATAAAAGATAGAATTTTAAAATGGGGTTATCATACGATTTCGATTGGAAATTTTGAAAATATTTTAGAGGAATTCGCCAAATATAATCCTCATTTAGTGATTATGGACATAAATTTGCCCTATTTTGATGGATTTTATTGGTGTAACAAGATTAGAGCTATATCTAAAGTCCCTATTATATTTCTATCATCCAGAGATAACAATATGGATATAGTAATGGCGATTAATATGGGAGGAGATGACTTTGTTACAAAGCCATTTTCTATGGATGTTTTATTAGCAAAAATTCAGGCTATAGTTAGGAGAACCTATTCCTATGGAGAAAATGAAGGACAAATAATAGAATGTGAAGGAGCCATTTTAAATATAAACGATGGAACAATGACCTTTAATAATGAAAAAGTAGAGCTTACTAAAAATGAGTTTAGAATATTGTATTTGCTTATGAAAAATAGAGGAAAAATAATATCAAGGACGAGAATTATGAGGGTTTTGTGGGAAAATGAGTATTTTATAAGTGAGAACACATTAACAGTAAATGTAAATAGACTTAGGAAAAAACTTGAAGATATAGGATTAAAGAATTTCATAATCACTAAAAAATCTCAAGGATATATGATACAATGA
- a CDS encoding DMT family transporter: MKQSNIKAQVFVLMAAILWGTTGSTQAFAPENATPIVIGALRMAIGGTALFLVAKLRGAFKTKIKLDKKLLLIASICMAAYQPLFFLGVFKTGVALGTALALGSSPVFSGVIEYFMGEKLSKRWIVGTIVSIIGCTLLFAGQNSMNMDILGSILSLGAGLSYAVYVKVSQKLFQNLRRDAVNGLVFFISAVILSPILFMNDLSWVISTRGIMTTLHLGIVATALAYTLFAYGLVNISTPKAVTLTLAEPLTAAILGVVVFNENLTCVSMFGALFLFCGLIINSYPEKEKVKDKIRAL; encoded by the coding sequence ATGAAACAATCGAATATAAAAGCACAAGTGTTCGTGCTAATGGCAGCGATACTATGGGGAACCACAGGTTCTACACAAGCTTTTGCTCCAGAAAATGCTACACCAATTGTAATTGGTGCACTGCGTATGGCAATAGGGGGGACAGCTTTATTTTTGGTGGCAAAACTAAGAGGAGCATTTAAAACAAAAATTAAATTAGATAAAAAATTACTATTAATAGCATCTATATGTATGGCAGCTTATCAACCTCTATTCTTTTTAGGAGTATTCAAAACAGGTGTTGCACTTGGTACGGCTTTAGCATTAGGAAGTTCACCTGTTTTTTCAGGTGTTATTGAATATTTTATGGGGGAAAAACTTAGTAAAAGGTGGATTGTAGGTACTATAGTATCCATTATTGGATGTACTTTACTTTTCGCTGGGCAAAATTCTATGAATATGGACATATTAGGCTCGATTTTATCCTTAGGAGCAGGATTATCATATGCAGTATATGTAAAAGTATCACAAAAGTTATTTCAGAATTTACGGAGAGATGCAGTTAATGGATTAGTATTCTTTATAAGTGCAGTTATATTATCACCTATTTTATTTATGAACGACTTAAGTTGGGTAATATCTACACGTGGAATTATGACAACGCTACATTTAGGGATAGTAGCAACTGCTTTAGCATATACTTTATTTGCTTATGGACTTGTTAATATTTCAACACCTAAGGCTGTTACTTTAACATTAGCAGAACCACTTACTGCAGCTATTCTTGGAGTGGTTGTGTTTAATGAAAATCTGACATGTGTTTCTATGTTCGGTGCTTTATTTTTATTTTGTGGATTAATAATAAATTCTTACCCAGAAAAAGAAAAGGTAAAAGATAAAATAAGAGCACTGTAA
- a CDS encoding AraC family transcriptional regulator yields MQSNNLLCETRTYIEKTYAHNHSYSQLILPLQGSLSIKTDKYELSLDEKHLFFLPPKCYHSYCSNGINKFLVLDIPREISLALLADTFKCEMHQILDDRWKAIRYLLHEEAQNPNGRRLYDLVNYACSFLLDEVRPISIQYIHDNFQNQISIDKLAAIENFNVSYYIEWFNKKTGMTPNAYIQKLRLEKAKEYLIGTELSLLMISQLVGYKQQSSLTRLFIKHQELLPTAYRKKYREIDKNSSI; encoded by the coding sequence ATGCAATCAAATAATTTATTATGTGAAACGAGGACATATATAGAAAAAACTTATGCACATAATCATTCTTATAGTCAGTTAATACTTCCACTACAGGGTAGTTTATCTATAAAAACAGATAAGTATGAACTAAGCTTAGATGAAAAGCATTTGTTTTTTCTACCACCTAAATGTTATCATTCATACTGCTCAAATGGTATAAATAAGTTTTTAGTACTTGATATTCCAAGAGAAATTAGTTTAGCTTTATTAGCAGATACGTTTAAGTGTGAAATGCATCAGATTCTGGATGATAGATGGAAAGCAATAAGATATCTTCTGCATGAAGAAGCGCAAAATCCAAACGGAAGAAGACTATATGATTTAGTGAACTATGCTTGTAGTTTTCTACTCGATGAAGTAAGACCTATTTCGATACAGTATATTCATGATAATTTTCAGAATCAAATATCAATCGATAAATTAGCAGCAATTGAAAATTTTAATGTATCTTATTATATTGAATGGTTTAATAAAAAAACTGGGATGACACCGAATGCATACATTCAAAAACTAAGATTAGAAAAAGCTAAAGAATATTTGATAGGTACAGAGCTAAGTTTACTTATGATTTCACAACTTGTTGGATATAAGCAACAATCATCCCTTACTAGACTATTTATAAAGCATCAAGAATTATTACCAACTGCGTATCGTAAAAAGTACCGAGAAATAGACAAAAACTCCTCAATTTAA
- a CDS encoding sensor histidine kinase, with translation MSFLKYIKDLFWIILYFLIVVLIIDLILISSVNINKSISDILYMNILIFFVSLIFLLIGYVKWRKDYKNLRNAIYKGESIDILDCQGDKLEQELIRNIINFKNEEKLKEVKKLKEDLEEINDYITKWAHEIKIPISVCDLIVDKIGEEEDLYNISEELRQELERIKFLTNQVLYISRVSSYSEDLTIEEVNLKALVTNVIKNNMNFFINKNIELEMQNLDFNILTDKKWASYILEQIINNACKYVGLQGKIQIYAEENEESIRLFIKDNGMGIPQKDVGRIFDRGFTGDNGRKTTKSTGMGLYICNKIASKLNHKIEVFSKQSQYTEFVITFYNISDYFNVTNM, from the coding sequence ATGAGTTTTTTAAAATATATAAAAGATTTATTTTGGATAATCCTATATTTTTTAATAGTAGTTCTGATTATAGATTTAATACTTATAAGTAGTGTAAATATAAATAAATCTATAAGTGATATTTTATATATGAATATACTTATATTTTTTGTCTCCTTAATATTTTTATTGATAGGGTATGTAAAATGGAGAAAGGATTATAAGAATTTAAGAAACGCCATTTATAAGGGGGAATCTATTGATATATTAGATTGCCAAGGTGATAAACTAGAACAAGAACTTATACGAAATATAATAAACTTTAAAAATGAAGAAAAATTAAAAGAAGTAAAAAAGTTAAAGGAGGATTTAGAAGAGATCAATGATTATATAACAAAATGGGCCCATGAAATTAAAATACCTATATCTGTGTGTGATCTCATAGTTGATAAAATTGGGGAAGAAGAAGATTTATATAATATTTCAGAGGAGTTAAGACAGGAACTAGAAAGGATAAAATTTCTTACTAATCAAGTTCTATATATCAGCAGAGTTTCAAGTTATTCAGAGGATCTTACAATAGAAGAAGTAAATCTAAAGGCTTTAGTAACAAATGTGATTAAAAACAATATGAATTTTTTTATAAATAAAAATATAGAGTTAGAAATGCAGAATTTAGATTTTAATATATTAACGGATAAGAAATGGGCTTCCTATATATTAGAGCAAATAATAAATAATGCTTGTAAATACGTGGGTTTACAAGGTAAGATTCAAATTTATGCAGAGGAAAATGAAGAAAGTATAAGACTTTTTATAAAGGATAATGGAATGGGCATACCTCAAAAAGATGTAGGAAGAATTTTTGATAGAGGCTTTACAGGAGATAATGGACGGAAAACCACAAAATCTACGGGAATGGGCCTTTATATATGTAACAAAATAGCTTCAAAATTAAATCATAAAATAGAAGTATTTTCTAAGCAATCACAATATACAGAGTTTGTAATAACTTTTTATAATATATCAGATTATTTCAATGTGACAAATATGTAA
- a CDS encoding SDR family oxidoreductase, with the protein MNIKKINSKSLVCLRFGFCKVYLCTTKGGVLMLTKALATKWAKHGITINAIGSAYFESEVTEKTIGSDEFGKIVKAYCPMGRIGRQGELDGALIYFASDASSYTTG; encoded by the coding sequence ATGAACATAAAAAAGATTAATAGCAAATCACTAGTTTGTCTAAGATTTGGCTTTTGCAAAGTTTATTTATGTACTACTAAAGGCGGAGTACTTATGCTTACAAAAGCATTAGCGACTAAATGGGCTAAACATGGAATTACTATTAATGCAATAGGATCAGCATATTTTGAAAGTGAGGTGACTGAAAAAACAATTGGTAGCGATGAATTTGGTAAAATTGTAAAAGCATATTGTCCTATGGGTAGAATAGGAAGACAAGGAGAATTAGATGGTGCACTAATATATTTTGCATCTGATGCTTCTAGTTACACAACAGGATAA
- a CDS encoding alpha/beta hydrolase family protein, with the protein MVWSIFQYENSFITTTREEINGVPCLKFRPKGYKGLLPTVIYYHGWHSSKDFKRFQALVIASHGYQVIVPDALYHGDRDPIDHDDPQNLDRYLWEIIFQSVKESKRFIELIVNNHEADPTRIGIIGNSMGAISAGGVFINNPDLKCLVGLNGTFAWQEAIKRNDLPTTSQDNKELIEYYDPMNNGDKIKERAILMLHGDDDTSLPIDNQRLFFKKMLPLYIKNPNKFEFIEVPKLNHYTTTGMLEKAIIWFKEHL; encoded by the coding sequence ATGGTATGGTCTATTTTTCAGTATGAAAATAGTTTTATTACAACTACAAGGGAAGAAATTAATGGAGTTCCATGCTTAAAGTTTAGACCTAAGGGATATAAAGGTTTATTGCCAACAGTGATTTATTATCATGGATGGCATTCGAGTAAGGATTTTAAAAGATTTCAAGCATTAGTAATTGCTAGCCATGGATATCAAGTAATTGTACCTGACGCTCTATATCATGGAGATAGAGATCCTATAGACCATGATGATCCACAGAATTTAGATAGATATTTATGGGAAATAATATTTCAAAGTGTTAAGGAATCCAAGAGGTTTATCGAGCTAATTGTCAATAATCATGAAGCAGATCCCACAAGGATTGGAATTATAGGTAACTCAATGGGAGCAATTAGTGCTGGAGGAGTTTTTATTAATAATCCTGATTTGAAATGCCTTGTTGGACTTAATGGAACTTTTGCATGGCAAGAAGCTATTAAAAGAAATGATTTACCAACAACTAGCCAAGATAATAAAGAACTAATAGAATACTATGATCCTATGAACAACGGAGATAAAATAAAAGAAAGAGCTATTTTAATGTTACATGGTGATGATGATACTTCATTACCGATTGATAATCAAAGGTTATTTTTCAAAAAAATGCTTCCGCTATACATTAAAAATCCAAATAAATTTGAATTTATAGAAGTTCCTAAATTAAATCATTACACAACCACAGGAATGCTGGAAAAGGCAATAATATGGTTTAAAGAACATCTATAA
- a CDS encoding PadR family transcriptional regulator: protein MIKFMILGFLTYKESTGYDIKQAMIQSTSNFMNASFGSIYPALNKLENDGLISSTKVIENGKYKKIYTINEIGEDIFIKWLEEPIDFMRSYEDILVKIFFYEKLPKEKASKLIEQLIEDINGKLEELRKLETEIKHKAGYFEVSTLYFGIDHLKFMVGWYEKFLDDLNKDGR, encoded by the coding sequence GTGATAAAATTTATGATTTTAGGTTTTCTAACCTATAAAGAGTCAACAGGATATGACATAAAGCAAGCAATGATTCAGAGTACTTCAAACTTTATGAATGCAAGTTTTGGAAGTATTTATCCTGCACTAAATAAATTAGAAAATGATGGATTAATAAGCTCAACAAAGGTTATAGAAAATGGGAAATACAAAAAGATATATACTATTAATGAAATTGGAGAGGATATATTTATTAAATGGCTAGAAGAGCCTATAGACTTTATGAGATCCTATGAAGATATCCTTGTTAAAATATTTTTTTATGAAAAACTTCCAAAGGAAAAGGCTTCAAAGCTTATAGAACAACTGATCGAAGATATTAATGGAAAATTAGAAGAACTCAGAAAACTTGAAACTGAAATTAAGCACAAAGCAGGGTATTTTGAGGTATCAACACTTTACTTTGGAATAGATCATCTAAAATTTATGGTTGGTTGGTACGAAAAATTTTTAGATGATTTAAATAAAGATGGGAGGTAG
- a CDS encoding ABC transporter ATP-binding protein has protein sequence MNLVLETKNLKKEYGSKGMVFTAVDNIDLNVYKGEFLGIMGPSGAGKTTLLNMLSTIDRPTSGEIYYEGSNIGQMKNRELSIFRRNNVGFIFQDFNLLDSMSVEDNIALPLALSKVDSKEIKDKVKDLSKFFGLDDQLRKYPYQLSGGQKQRVAAARALITSPSVVFADEPTGALDSKSSSELLRCFSRMNQEFNTTVIMVTHDAFAASYCKRILVIKDGKIHAKLDKDETRKEFFKRILDLLASMGGGVDELI, from the coding sequence ATGAATTTAGTACTTGAAACTAAAAACTTAAAAAAAGAATATGGTTCAAAGGGAATGGTTTTTACAGCTGTAGATAATATAGACCTTAATGTCTACAAAGGTGAATTTCTAGGGATTATGGGACCATCAGGAGCGGGGAAAACTACACTTTTAAATATGTTATCCACTATTGATAGACCTACCTCTGGAGAAATATATTATGAGGGTAGCAATATTGGACAGATGAAAAACAGAGAACTTTCTATATTTAGACGAAATAATGTAGGTTTTATATTTCAAGATTTCAATCTATTAGATAGCATGTCCGTTGAAGACAATATAGCACTACCCCTTGCTCTTTCAAAGGTCGATAGCAAAGAAATAAAAGATAAAGTAAAAGATTTGAGCAAGTTTTTTGGATTAGATGATCAGCTTAGGAAATATCCCTATCAATTGTCAGGAGGACAAAAACAAAGAGTAGCAGCGGCAAGGGCCCTTATAACTTCTCCATCTGTAGTATTTGCCGATGAGCCTACTGGAGCTTTAGATTCAAAGTCTTCTTCAGAGCTATTACGATGTTTTTCTAGGATGAATCAAGAATTTAATACAACTGTTATTATGGTAACTCATGATGCCTTTGCGGCAAGCTATTGTAAGAGGATTTTAGTAATAAAGGATGGAAAAATCCATGCCAAGTTAGATAAGGATGAAACAAGAAAAGAATTCTTTAAGAGGATTCTTGATCTGCTGGCATCTATGGGAGGTGGAGTGGATGAACTCATTTAA